A region from the Papio anubis isolate 15944 chromosome 6, Panubis1.0, whole genome shotgun sequence genome encodes:
- the DAXX gene encoding death domain-associated protein 6 isoform X2, whose product MATANSIIVLDDDDEDEAAAQPGPSHPLPSTASPGAEAPSSSEPHGARGSSSSGGKKCYKLENEKLFQEAPRTRGSRRQIQRLEQLLALYVAEIRRLQEKELDLSELDDPDSTYLQEARLKRKLIRLFGRLCELKDCSSLTGRVIEQRITYRGTRYPEVNRRIERLINKPGPDTFPDYGDVLRAVEKAAARHSLGLPRQQLQLMAQDAFRDVGIRLQERRHLDLIYNFGCHLTDDYRPGIDPALSDPVLARRLRENRSLAMSRLDEVISKYAMLQDKSEEGERKKRRARLQGTSSHSEDTPASLDSGEGPSGMASQGCPSASKAETDDEEDEESDEEEEEDEEEEEEEEEEEATDSEEEEDLEQMQEGQEDDEEEEEEEETAGKDGDGSPMSSPQISTEKNLEPGKQISRSSGEQQNKVSPLLLSEEPLAPSSIDAESNGEQPEELTLEEESPVSQLFELEIEALPLDTPSSVEMDISSSRKQSEEPFTTVLENGAGMVSSTSFNGGVSPHNWGDSGPPCKKSRKEKKQTGSGPLGNSYVERQRSVHEKNGKKICTLPSPPSPLASLAPVADSSTRVDSPSHGLVTSSLCIPSPAQLSQTPQSQPPRPSTYKTSVATQCDPEEIIVLSDSD is encoded by the exons ATGGCCACCGCTAACAGCATCATCGTGCTGGATGATGATGACGAAGATGAAGCAGCTGCTCAGCCAGGGccctcccacccactccccaGTACAGCCTCACCAGGGGCAGAAGCCCCTAGCTCTTCTGAGCCTCATGGGGCCAGAGGAAGCAGTAGTTCGGGCGGCAAGAAGTGCTACAAGCTGGAGAATGAGAAGCTGTTCCAAGAG GCCCCAAGGACCCGTGGTTCCCGGCGGCAGATCCAGCGCTTGGAGCAGCTGCTGGCGCTCTATGTGGCAGAGATCCGGAGGCTGCAGGAAAAGGAGTTGGATCTCTCAGAATTGGATGACCCAGACTCCACATACCTGCAGGAGGCACGGTTGAAGCGTAAGCTGATCCGCCTCTTTGGGCGACTATGTGAGCTGAAAGACTGCTCTTCACTGACCGGCCGTGTCATAGAGCAGCGCATCACCTACCGTGGCACCCGCTACCCAGAGGTTAACAGGCGCATTGAGCGGCTCATCAACAAGCCAGGGCCTGATACCTTCCCTGACTATGGGGATGTGCTTCGGGCAGTAGAGAAGGCAGCTGCCCGacacagccttggcctcccccGACAGCAGCTCCAGCTCATGGCTCAGGATGCCTTCCGAGATGTGGGCATCAGGTTACAGGAACGACGTCACCTCGATCTCATCTACAACTTTGGCTGCCACCTCACAGATGACTATAGGCCAG GCATTGACCCTGCACTATCAGATCCTGTGTTGGCCCGGCGCCTTCGGGAAAACCGGAGTTTGGCCATGAGTCGGCTGGATGAGGTCATCTCCAAATATGCAATGTTGCAAGACAAAAGTGAGGAGGgcgagagaaaaaagagaagagctcGGCTCCAAGGCACCTCTTCCCACTCTGAAGACACCCCCGCCTCCTTGGATTCTGGTGAG GGCCCTAGTGGAATGGCATCCCAGGGGTGCCCTTCTGCCTCCAAAGCTGAGACAGATGACGAAGAAGATGAGGAGagtgatgaggaagaggaggaggatgaggaggaggaggaagaagaagaagaggaggaggccaCAGAttctgaagaggaggaggatctGGAACAGATGCAGGAGGGTCAGGAGGacgatgaagaggaggaggaagaggaagaaacagcag gtAAAGATGGAGACGGGAGCCCCATGTCCTCACCACAGATCTCCACTGAAAAGAACCTGGAACCTGGCAAACAGATCAGCAGGTCTTCAGGGGAGCAGCAAAACAAAGTGTCACCCTTGTTACTGTCAGAAGAACCCCTGGCCCCCTCCAGCATAGATGCTGAAAGCAATGGAGAACAGCCTGAGGAGCTGACCCTGGAGGAAGAAAGCCCTGTGTCTCAGCTCTTTGAGCTAGAGATTGAAGCTTTGCCCCTGGATACCCCTTCCTCTGTGGAGATGGACATTTCTTCTTCCAGGAAGCAATCAGAGGAGCCCTTCACCACTGTCTTAGAGAATGGGGCAGGCATGGTCTCTTCTACTTCCTTCAATGGAGGCGTCTCTCCTCACAACTGGGGAGATTCTGGTCCCCCCTGCAAAAAATCTCGGAAGGAGAAGAAGCAAACAGGATCAGGGCCATTAGGAAACAG CTATGTGGAAAGGCAAAGGTCAGTGCATGAGAAGAATGGGAAAAAGATATGTACCCTGCCCAGCCCACCTTCCCCCTTGGCTTCCTTGGCCCCGGTTGCTGATTCCTCCACGAGGGTGGACTCTCCCAGCCATGGCCTGGTGACCAGCTCCCTCTGCATCCCTTCTCCAGCCCAGCTGTCCCAAACCCCCCAATCACAACCTCCTCGGCCTAGTACTTACAAG
- the SMIM40 gene encoding small integral membrane protein 40: MAEEGDVDEGDVFLAFAQGPSPPRGPMRRALDKAFFIFLALFLTLLMLEVAYKLLWSLPWAKLGDWLLGTPQKEEELEL; the protein is encoded by the coding sequence ATGGCAGAGGAGGGTGATGTGGATGAGGGGGATGTGTTCCTGGCATTTGCCCAGGGTCCCTCTCCTCCCAGGGGTCCCATGCGACGTGCCTTGGACAAGGCTTTCTTTATCTTCCTGGCCCTCTTCCTGACACTGCTGATGCTGGAGGTTGCTTATAAGCTGCTGTGGTCACTACCATGGGCAAAGTTAGGGGACTGGCTCCTGGGGACACctcagaaggaggaggagctggaaTTGTGA
- the DAXX gene encoding death domain-associated protein 6 isoform X1: MATANSIIVLDDDDEDEAAAQPGPSHPLPSTASPGAEAPSSSEPHGARGSSSSGGKKCYKLENEKLFQEFLELCKTQTADHPEVVPFLSNRQQRAHSLFLASAEFCNILSRVLSRAQSRPSKLYVYINELCTVLKAHSAKKKLNLAPAATTSNEPSGNNPPTHLSLDPTNAENTASQAPRTRGSRRQIQRLEQLLALYVAEIRRLQEKELDLSELDDPDSTYLQEARLKRKLIRLFGRLCELKDCSSLTGRVIEQRITYRGTRYPEVNRRIERLINKPGPDTFPDYGDVLRAVEKAAARHSLGLPRQQLQLMAQDAFRDVGIRLQERRHLDLIYNFGCHLTDDYRPGIDPALSDPVLARRLRENRSLAMSRLDEVISKYAMLQDKSEEGERKKRRARLQGTSSHSEDTPASLDSGEGPSGMASQGCPSASKAETDDEEDEESDEEEEEDEEEEEEEEEEEATDSEEEEDLEQMQEGQEDDEEEEEEEETAGKDGDGSPMSSPQISTEKNLEPGKQISRSSGEQQNKVSPLLLSEEPLAPSSIDAESNGEQPEELTLEEESPVSQLFELEIEALPLDTPSSVEMDISSSRKQSEEPFTTVLENGAGMVSSTSFNGGVSPHNWGDSGPPCKKSRKEKKQTGSGPLGNSYVERQRSVHEKNGKKICTLPSPPSPLASLAPVADSSTRVDSPSHGLVTSSLCIPSPAQLSQTPQSQPPRPSTYKTSVATQCDPEEIIVLSDSD; encoded by the exons ATGGCCACCGCTAACAGCATCATCGTGCTGGATGATGATGACGAAGATGAAGCAGCTGCTCAGCCAGGGccctcccacccactccccaGTACAGCCTCACCAGGGGCAGAAGCCCCTAGCTCTTCTGAGCCTCATGGGGCCAGAGGAAGCAGTAGTTCGGGCGGCAAGAAGTGCTACAAGCTGGAGAATGAGAAGCTGTTCCAAGAG TTCCTTGAACTTTGTAAGACGCAGACAGCGGACCACCCTGAGGTGGTCCCATTCCTCTCTAACCGGCAGCAACGTGCCCACTCTCTGTTTTTGGCCTCGGCGGAGTTCTGCAACATCCTCTCTCGGGTCCTATCTCGGGCCCAGAGCCGGCCATCTAAGCTCTATGTCTACATCAATGAGCTCTGCACTGTTCTCAAGGCCCACTCAGCCAAAAAGAAGCTGAACTTGGCCCCTGCTGCCACCACGTCCAATGAGCCCTCTGGGAATAACCCTCCCACACACCTCTCCTTGGACCCCACAAATGCTGAAAACACTGCCTCTCAGGCCCCAAGGACCCGTGGTTCCCGGCGGCAGATCCAGCGCTTGGAGCAGCTGCTGGCGCTCTATGTGGCAGAGATCCGGAGGCTGCAGGAAAAGGAGTTGGATCTCTCAGAATTGGATGACCCAGACTCCACATACCTGCAGGAGGCACGGTTGAAGCGTAAGCTGATCCGCCTCTTTGGGCGACTATGTGAGCTGAAAGACTGCTCTTCACTGACCGGCCGTGTCATAGAGCAGCGCATCACCTACCGTGGCACCCGCTACCCAGAGGTTAACAGGCGCATTGAGCGGCTCATCAACAAGCCAGGGCCTGATACCTTCCCTGACTATGGGGATGTGCTTCGGGCAGTAGAGAAGGCAGCTGCCCGacacagccttggcctcccccGACAGCAGCTCCAGCTCATGGCTCAGGATGCCTTCCGAGATGTGGGCATCAGGTTACAGGAACGACGTCACCTCGATCTCATCTACAACTTTGGCTGCCACCTCACAGATGACTATAGGCCAG GCATTGACCCTGCACTATCAGATCCTGTGTTGGCCCGGCGCCTTCGGGAAAACCGGAGTTTGGCCATGAGTCGGCTGGATGAGGTCATCTCCAAATATGCAATGTTGCAAGACAAAAGTGAGGAGGgcgagagaaaaaagagaagagctcGGCTCCAAGGCACCTCTTCCCACTCTGAAGACACCCCCGCCTCCTTGGATTCTGGTGAG GGCCCTAGTGGAATGGCATCCCAGGGGTGCCCTTCTGCCTCCAAAGCTGAGACAGATGACGAAGAAGATGAGGAGagtgatgaggaagaggaggaggatgaggaggaggaggaagaagaagaagaggaggaggccaCAGAttctgaagaggaggaggatctGGAACAGATGCAGGAGGGTCAGGAGGacgatgaagaggaggaggaagaggaagaaacagcag gtAAAGATGGAGACGGGAGCCCCATGTCCTCACCACAGATCTCCACTGAAAAGAACCTGGAACCTGGCAAACAGATCAGCAGGTCTTCAGGGGAGCAGCAAAACAAAGTGTCACCCTTGTTACTGTCAGAAGAACCCCTGGCCCCCTCCAGCATAGATGCTGAAAGCAATGGAGAACAGCCTGAGGAGCTGACCCTGGAGGAAGAAAGCCCTGTGTCTCAGCTCTTTGAGCTAGAGATTGAAGCTTTGCCCCTGGATACCCCTTCCTCTGTGGAGATGGACATTTCTTCTTCCAGGAAGCAATCAGAGGAGCCCTTCACCACTGTCTTAGAGAATGGGGCAGGCATGGTCTCTTCTACTTCCTTCAATGGAGGCGTCTCTCCTCACAACTGGGGAGATTCTGGTCCCCCCTGCAAAAAATCTCGGAAGGAGAAGAAGCAAACAGGATCAGGGCCATTAGGAAACAG CTATGTGGAAAGGCAAAGGTCAGTGCATGAGAAGAATGGGAAAAAGATATGTACCCTGCCCAGCCCACCTTCCCCCTTGGCTTCCTTGGCCCCGGTTGCTGATTCCTCCACGAGGGTGGACTCTCCCAGCCATGGCCTGGTGACCAGCTCCCTCTGCATCCCTTCTCCAGCCCAGCTGTCCCAAACCCCCCAATCACAACCTCCTCGGCCTAGTACTTACAAG
- the DAXX gene encoding death domain-associated protein 6 isoform X3 — translation MRGSEICGEGRLERRFLSIIVLDDDDEDEAAAQPGPSHPLPSTASPGAEAPSSSEPHGARGSSSSGGKKCYKLENEKLFQEFLELCKTQTADHPEVVPFLSNRQQRAHSLFLASAEFCNILSRVLSRAQSRPSKLYVYINELCTVLKAHSAKKKLNLAPAATTSNEPSGNNPPTHLSLDPTNAENTASQAPRTRGSRRQIQRLEQLLALYVAEIRRLQEKELDLSELDDPDSTYLQEARLKRKLIRLFGRLCELKDCSSLTGRVIEQRITYRGTRYPEVNRRIERLINKPGPDTFPDYGDVLRAVEKAAARHSLGLPRQQLQLMAQDAFRDVGIRLQERRHLDLIYNFGCHLTDDYRPGIDPALSDPVLARRLRENRSLAMSRLDEVISKYAMLQDKSEEGERKKRRARLQGTSSHSEDTPASLDSGEGPSGMASQGCPSASKAETDDEEDEESDEEEEEDEEEEEEEEEEEATDSEEEEDLEQMQEGQEDDEEEEEEEETAGKDGDGSPMSSPQISTEKNLEPGKQISRSSGEQQNKVSPLLLSEEPLAPSSIDAESNGEQPEELTLEEESPVSQLFELEIEALPLDTPSSVEMDISSSRKQSEEPFTTVLENGAGMVSSTSFNGGVSPHNWGDSGPPCKKSRKEKKQTGSGPLGNSYVERQRSVHEKNGKKICTLPSPPSPLASLAPVADSSTRVDSPSHGLVTSSLCIPSPAQLSQTPQSQPPRPSTYKTSVATQCDPEEIIVLSDSD, via the exons ATGCGAGGTTCTGAGATCTGCGGCGAGGGTCGCCTCGAGAGACGGTTTCTGAG CATCATCGTGCTGGATGATGATGACGAAGATGAAGCAGCTGCTCAGCCAGGGccctcccacccactccccaGTACAGCCTCACCAGGGGCAGAAGCCCCTAGCTCTTCTGAGCCTCATGGGGCCAGAGGAAGCAGTAGTTCGGGCGGCAAGAAGTGCTACAAGCTGGAGAATGAGAAGCTGTTCCAAGAG TTCCTTGAACTTTGTAAGACGCAGACAGCGGACCACCCTGAGGTGGTCCCATTCCTCTCTAACCGGCAGCAACGTGCCCACTCTCTGTTTTTGGCCTCGGCGGAGTTCTGCAACATCCTCTCTCGGGTCCTATCTCGGGCCCAGAGCCGGCCATCTAAGCTCTATGTCTACATCAATGAGCTCTGCACTGTTCTCAAGGCCCACTCAGCCAAAAAGAAGCTGAACTTGGCCCCTGCTGCCACCACGTCCAATGAGCCCTCTGGGAATAACCCTCCCACACACCTCTCCTTGGACCCCACAAATGCTGAAAACACTGCCTCTCAGGCCCCAAGGACCCGTGGTTCCCGGCGGCAGATCCAGCGCTTGGAGCAGCTGCTGGCGCTCTATGTGGCAGAGATCCGGAGGCTGCAGGAAAAGGAGTTGGATCTCTCAGAATTGGATGACCCAGACTCCACATACCTGCAGGAGGCACGGTTGAAGCGTAAGCTGATCCGCCTCTTTGGGCGACTATGTGAGCTGAAAGACTGCTCTTCACTGACCGGCCGTGTCATAGAGCAGCGCATCACCTACCGTGGCACCCGCTACCCAGAGGTTAACAGGCGCATTGAGCGGCTCATCAACAAGCCAGGGCCTGATACCTTCCCTGACTATGGGGATGTGCTTCGGGCAGTAGAGAAGGCAGCTGCCCGacacagccttggcctcccccGACAGCAGCTCCAGCTCATGGCTCAGGATGCCTTCCGAGATGTGGGCATCAGGTTACAGGAACGACGTCACCTCGATCTCATCTACAACTTTGGCTGCCACCTCACAGATGACTATAGGCCAG GCATTGACCCTGCACTATCAGATCCTGTGTTGGCCCGGCGCCTTCGGGAAAACCGGAGTTTGGCCATGAGTCGGCTGGATGAGGTCATCTCCAAATATGCAATGTTGCAAGACAAAAGTGAGGAGGgcgagagaaaaaagagaagagctcGGCTCCAAGGCACCTCTTCCCACTCTGAAGACACCCCCGCCTCCTTGGATTCTGGTGAG GGCCCTAGTGGAATGGCATCCCAGGGGTGCCCTTCTGCCTCCAAAGCTGAGACAGATGACGAAGAAGATGAGGAGagtgatgaggaagaggaggaggatgaggaggaggaggaagaagaagaagaggaggaggccaCAGAttctgaagaggaggaggatctGGAACAGATGCAGGAGGGTCAGGAGGacgatgaagaggaggaggaagaggaagaaacagcag gtAAAGATGGAGACGGGAGCCCCATGTCCTCACCACAGATCTCCACTGAAAAGAACCTGGAACCTGGCAAACAGATCAGCAGGTCTTCAGGGGAGCAGCAAAACAAAGTGTCACCCTTGTTACTGTCAGAAGAACCCCTGGCCCCCTCCAGCATAGATGCTGAAAGCAATGGAGAACAGCCTGAGGAGCTGACCCTGGAGGAAGAAAGCCCTGTGTCTCAGCTCTTTGAGCTAGAGATTGAAGCTTTGCCCCTGGATACCCCTTCCTCTGTGGAGATGGACATTTCTTCTTCCAGGAAGCAATCAGAGGAGCCCTTCACCACTGTCTTAGAGAATGGGGCAGGCATGGTCTCTTCTACTTCCTTCAATGGAGGCGTCTCTCCTCACAACTGGGGAGATTCTGGTCCCCCCTGCAAAAAATCTCGGAAGGAGAAGAAGCAAACAGGATCAGGGCCATTAGGAAACAG CTATGTGGAAAGGCAAAGGTCAGTGCATGAGAAGAATGGGAAAAAGATATGTACCCTGCCCAGCCCACCTTCCCCCTTGGCTTCCTTGGCCCCGGTTGCTGATTCCTCCACGAGGGTGGACTCTCCCAGCCATGGCCTGGTGACCAGCTCCCTCTGCATCCCTTCTCCAGCCCAGCTGTCCCAAACCCCCCAATCACAACCTCCTCGGCCTAGTACTTACAAG